One Anopheles marshallii chromosome 3, idAnoMarsDA_429_01, whole genome shotgun sequence genomic region harbors:
- the LOC128711831 gene encoding serine/threonine-protein phosphatase PP2A — MEDKAMLKDLDQWIEQLNECKQLTESQVKILCDKAKEILSKESNVQEVKCPVTVCGDVHGQFHDLMELFRIGGRSPDTNYLFMGDYVDRGYYSVETVTLLVALKVRYRERITILRGNHESRQITQVYGFYDECLRKYGNPNVWKFFTDLFDYLPLTALVDGQIFCLHGGLSPSIDTLDHIRALDRLQEVPHEGPMCDLLWSDPDDRGGWGISPRGAGYTFGQDISELFNHTNGLTLVSRAHQLVMEGYNWCHDRNVVTIFSAPNYCYRCGNQAALMELDDALKFSFLQFDPAPRRGEPHVTRRTPDYFL; from the exons ATGGAGGATAAGGCTATGCTAAAAGATTTAGACCAATGGATCGAACAACTGAACGAGTGCAAACAATTGACCGAATCGCAAGTGAAAATTCTATGTGATAAG GCAAAGGAAATACTATCGAAGGAGTCTAACGTACAGGAGGTGAAATGTCCGGTTACAGTATGTGGAGACGTGCATGGCCAGTTCCACGATCTGATGGAGCTGTTTCGGATAGGTGGACGGTCACCGGACACTAACTATCTGTTCATGGGAGATTATGTCGATCGTGGCTATTATTCGGTAGAGACCGTTACTTTGTTGGTGGCATTGAAG GTACGATATCGTGAAAGAATAACTATCCTGCGCGGTAATCACGAGTCGCGACAGATTACGCAAGTGTACGGTTTCTACGACGAATGTCTGCGGAAGTACGGCAATCCGAACGTATGGAAGTTCTTTACGGATTTGTTTGACTACTTGCCGCTGACGGCCCTGGTCGATGGACAGATCTTTTGCCTGCATGGAGGGCTTAGTCCTTCGATTGATACGCTTGATCACATTCGAGCACTCGATAGACTTCAGGAGGTGCCACACGAAGGACCGATGTGCGATCTGCTGTGGTCCGATCCGGATGACCGAGGTGGCTGGGGTATATCGCCCCGAGGAGCAGGCTACACATTTGGACAG GACATTTCGGAACTGTTCAATCACACAAACGGGCTGACATTAGTATCAAGAGCACATCAGTTAGTAATGGAAGGATACAATTGGTGCCACGATCGCAATGTTGTCACAATTTTCTCCGCACCGAACTACTGCTACCGTTGTGGCAATCAGGCAGCATTGATGGAACTGGACGATGCACTAAAATTTTCATT CCTACAATTTGATCCAGCTCCACGTCGTGGCGAACCACATGTGACCAGAAGAACGCCGGATTATTTCCTTTAA